A region from the Osmerus eperlanus chromosome 11, fOsmEpe2.1, whole genome shotgun sequence genome encodes:
- the kcnk6 gene encoding potassium channel subfamily K member 6 isoform X1 → MSSLSKSWILLVGLILFYVTYLMLGALVFSSIERPVEEQLKLDIETLRQEFLNQSCINDTSLDTFLVKVLEANKYGVSILRNSSLDSNWDLASSLFFANTLVTTVGYGHTTPLSDAGKAFSIFYALLGVPFTMLVLTACVQRLMYPLVYAPVGLVQRAGLTQRSATEVHFLVLTVVVVLSFFMVPAAVFNTLEDNWSFLDAVYFCFISLCTIGLGDYVPGEQAGQRLRPLYKISVMVYLFLGLLMMYLVLRAFHKLADLHGLTAMLQLPHCEEDEDEDKTPIVEAGPEDQQQADKAASKPLDPGSQLSYNSINR, encoded by the exons ATGTCTTCGCTGAGCAAATCGTGGATTCTGCTCGTAGGCTTAATACTTTTCTATGTGACCTATCTGATGCTTGGGGCACTCGTTTTCTCCAGCATAGAGCGGCCAGTCGAGGAACAACTTAAACTTGACATAGAAACGCTACGGCAAGAGTTTCTTAATCAAAGTTGCATAAATGATACTTCGCTCGATACATTTTTGGTAAAAGTTTTGGAAGCCAACAAGTATGGAGTGTCTATCCTGCGGAATTCCTCACTGGATTCAAACTGGGATCTGGCTTCCTCTTTGTTCTTTGCCAACACTTTGGTAACAACAGTCG gttATGGGCACACCACTCCTCTTTCAGATGCAGGGAAGGCCTTCTCCATCTTCTACGCTCTACTGGGCGTCCCGTTCACTATGCTGGTGCTGACGGCCTGCGTCCAGCGCCTCATGTACCCGCTGGTCTACGCTCCCGTGGGGCTGGTCCAGCGGGCCGGCCTGACCCAGCGCTCAGCCACGGAGGTCCACTTCCTGGTTCTGACGGTTGTGGTGGTGCTGAGCTTCTTCATGGTTCCTGCGGCGGTCTTCAACACGTTGGAGGATAACTGGTCCTTCCTGGACGCTGTGTACTTTTGCTTTATCTCGCTGTGCACCATCGGACTTGGGGACTATGTGCCGGGGGAGCAGGCAGGACAGAGGCTCCGGCCTCTTTATAAGATCTCTGTCATGG tttACCTCTTCCTAGGCCTGCTAATGATGTACCTGGTTCTGCGTGCCTTCCACAAACTGGCCGACCTGCATGGCCTCACGGCCATGCTGCAGCTGCCCCACTGTgaagaggacgaggatgaggacaaGACGCCCATCGTGGAGGCCGGCCCAGAGGACCAGCAGCAGGCTGACAAGGCTGCCAGCAAGCCACTAGACCCCGGATCACAGCTCTCGTACAACTCCATCAACCGATAG
- the kcnk6 gene encoding potassium channel subfamily K member 6 isoform X2: protein MLVLTACVQRLMYPLVYAPVGLVQRAGLTQRSATEVHFLVLTVVVVLSFFMVPAAVFNTLEDNWSFLDAVYFCFISLCTIGLGDYVPGEQAGQRLRPLYKISVMVYLFLGLLMMYLVLRAFHKLADLHGLTAMLQLPHCEEDEDEDKTPIVEAGPEDQQQADKAASKPLDPGSQLSYNSINR from the exons ATGCTGGTGCTGACGGCCTGCGTCCAGCGCCTCATGTACCCGCTGGTCTACGCTCCCGTGGGGCTGGTCCAGCGGGCCGGCCTGACCCAGCGCTCAGCCACGGAGGTCCACTTCCTGGTTCTGACGGTTGTGGTGGTGCTGAGCTTCTTCATGGTTCCTGCGGCGGTCTTCAACACGTTGGAGGATAACTGGTCCTTCCTGGACGCTGTGTACTTTTGCTTTATCTCGCTGTGCACCATCGGACTTGGGGACTATGTGCCGGGGGAGCAGGCAGGACAGAGGCTCCGGCCTCTTTATAAGATCTCTGTCATGG tttACCTCTTCCTAGGCCTGCTAATGATGTACCTGGTTCTGCGTGCCTTCCACAAACTGGCCGACCTGCATGGCCTCACGGCCATGCTGCAGCTGCCCCACTGTgaagaggacgaggatgaggacaaGACGCCCATCGTGGAGGCCGGCCCAGAGGACCAGCAGCAGGCTGACAAGGCTGCCAGCAAGCCACTAGACCCCGGATCACAGCTCTCGTACAACTCCATCAACCGATAG